A window of Ooceraea biroi isolate clonal line C1 chromosome 9, Obir_v5.4, whole genome shotgun sequence genomic DNA:
TTCCAGCTTTAATATTCCTTCATTTATATTCCCGTATCATTATCATAATAGCGGACTTACATCATAGATCCCGTAAATACACGCTTACCGTAATGTTATACTATTATACtagagatataatattatacatctgaagaaaatgtataatttttatattctgatCTTCATAGAACCGTTTatactattgtattttataatacataagaAATAGAACGTAAATTATATGGATACTGTTTCACTTACTTCTACTTCTATAAATTCTTCATGTAGGTTTCCAATTATTTGTGGTCTTGACATATCATTTCCTTCcattttaaaactattttatttatcccaCATGTTATGGAATAATCGTCgtatatctctcttttttcatttcgttCGTTACTTTcagatattacaatttttactttgaaaagaaaaacagttgAAAGAACAGGAAAATGATTCTTGAAGTGATTATTGATTGTGTATGTGAAGTGAACGAAGAAATTAAATGGAAGATATACGAACAGATTACgataacaattattggttAATTACCTtctatatacagagtgtctgGTGACTTCGCGACCGCCGGATAATGGCGTTTGGATTagctgagtcgaaaagtcctgtatcattttgcgatttgcgcaataataaccgagttattaacgtATTGATATCAACGTATGAGAGCGCGGTCGTGCAGTGAACCCAGCAAACACGGGTATATAACTATTACATTACCGTAATAAAAcggaatgtaacacgcaatattacATAGATGTACTAGGTTATATACACGTTAGTAGTAATTTCCTACTCACAcatgttaaaattatataacgtgaatataatacgtatgtaACATGTTATATACTCTTAACAAAGTtagcgaataattatataacatatatataatcgtgatgtaaattatgtaattgttatattactgttatattttttgtaactgAATAGTAACTgtagaatgaaaatatatattttatacatactaatccCAGAAAAGgtttttgaattaattctaagcgagaaaaaactatttcatttgctttcgctcgaaattaattcaaagacctttcttggaattagtatgtataaaatatataagttaatacagtAACATATGCAATAACAATCAcgttatagttattataatgatgcagtttttccagaggaaagggaaaaatataaatatttaatcattatattttgcactctaaacatatacatataaaatatacacagcgTGTTGTTGCGTGTTATGGAAGCgttctctttatccaaggtaatcttttctaacagtaacattaatattaaaagtattcaaaataagtattatattataaagaaaactaaatatttgtacatataattttaccagtattctttaacttattgcagttaatctatgcatatgtaaaatggtaatagatgcaaaagttgcattgcaagaatgcaacgccgagtcatttccacttctacggagcatttagaaatacttaatttcattatcaatctttagagttgtgtacatttaataataataagcatttctaaatgttccGTAGAAGTGAAGACGACCGATATTGTATTCTTGCAATgtgacttttgcatacataacctactacaccattttaattacatatacataggttaactgcaataagttaaagaatactagtaaaaatatatgcacaaatagttagtctttataataatacttttaatcaatgttagaaattaaggattaccttggataaagagagCACTTCCATACCACACAACAACACGCTGACACGATGAAAGAACCAgcaagaactgaaaagaacgcaaggataccaacaacgaaaagaggcaacattttaaatatatatgttatattcatgttataatattgggttgttcggaaagtaatttcgtttttcacaaagagatgtcgttagtcgcgttcctcgatacttaaccttactctaagcgacaaattcgttttatattttgacaactgacatttcagacgtcatttagtatcttattgtgttgcgatctgtcaagtaatttttgtttggcatcacatcaaacatggaaaatcaaagtgagcattttcgtaatattttgcttttttactaccgaaagggtaaaaatgcagtgcaagcgagaagaaaattgtgtgccgtgtacggagaagatgtattgagtgaacgtcagtgtcagaattggttttcgaaattttgtactggaaatttcgatttgaaagatgcaccacgttcaggtcggccaattaaagctgatgacgagaaaataaaggctctggtggatgcaaaccgtcgcataacaacacgcgaaattgctgaaaagttaaatttatcgaattcgaccgtttacgatcatttgaaacgctttggattcgtttcaaagctcgatatttgggttccacacaattcaaaaggaaattgacttgattcgacgcattaccatctgcgattcattgttgaaacgtgaagaaaatgaaccatttttgaagcgaatcataactagagatgaaaaattgattgtttacaacaatgttaagcgaaaacgatcatggtccaggcaagatgaacctgctcaatcgacatcgaaggcagatattcatcaaaagaagatgatgctttctgtatggtgggattggaagggaatcgtatttttcgagctactaccaagcaaccagacgattgattcgaaagtgtattgtcgtcagttggatgaattggatgctgccatcaagcagaagcgaccagaattggcgaataggaaaggtgtcgtattccatcacgacaatgccagaccacacacaagtttggtcactcgccagaagcttttacagcttggatgggatgtgctaccacactcaccatactctcctgatctggtaccatccgattaccatttgttccggtctctacaaaattctttgaacaatgtaaacttcgattcaaatgaaggcgtcaaaaatcacttgcttcaattttttgtcaataaggagaaggacttctatgaacgtggaatcttaaagttgccagaaagatggcgaaaggtagtggaacaaaatggccaatacatcactgaataaaatttattctaaatatgaaaaaaccgcctttcatttttccttgaaaaaacgaaataactttccgaacaacccaatatatataatataaaatgaatataacatctctatataacacgttgtataacatcaaggtaataataatatagcatttgtaatatcacgtgttatgttcaatttatattgctgttatattattataaccaggaaataacacagttataataaagttttaaaacaaagtaatattacagttataaaaggaaattatgtagcttcaatattaatagtgtataacaactgttatattacgtgttacttctgagatatataatagttatattctgtgtttgctgggaggCCATCGATAGGCGAGCTGCGCGCTCGTTATTGGTTACGGCGCAGTGAGAAAGCGGTGCCAGAAAGCATGCTTTGTAGCATGCAGTGGAGATGGAATGGGAATGgtctcgcgaatcgtcgcacACTTCCTGGCATCACTGATGTGAGGTCGATCATTAGTTCTCAGCAGACACTCGTGCGAGAAACATGTCGATGGATGATGACTCTAGCGGTTTTggatttaataatatctataaaaaagGGTCACGCCGTGTGTGGTGTAAAGATTGGCTTCTAAAGAGAAAACAATATtcacatataaatttaataaacgagTTAAAATTCGCACCGAAAAATtggcataattatttaaggaTCTATTCTGGATGAAGAGACTTATCTAAACCTTCTAGTAttgattaataaagaaaaaggacACTGTGATGAGGCAACTCCTTACAGAGATTATCCACTACATTGAGATTTTTAGTCACAGGTCGGTCCTGCCTTAAACAAAGCGCCTTGAAAAGTAAGTTATAAgggtatataatataataatataaatttatagaatatattgaattgtaacattatttaactatcataataaaatatattaaaatatataaacgcaataaaatacatgtagaaacataaatcttataaataattcctgTTCATTTTTGATaaagtttataatataataaggattttttctttaagacatttttatttgtgtgacttataaaaatttaaaacaacgaataataacgaaataaattattatattaattatactttaagAAATACTTTTACATTTGCTGCAATATGTTGTAAGCTGAATACGATGTTTTAAGCAACTATaacaatagaaaaatatatatttaaaaatttaattttaacatagtcagaaataaataataattaatttgttgtaaAGTTTGATGTGATTGTCTGATTGtatgcaaattattataataattattgtaaattataataatcttaataaGTCCAGTTATTAATCAAATAACAAAAGATATTTGATACTAACACCTACGAAAGAATCAAGGTtcatagatataatataagcaCTGGTAAATTCGATCGGTACTGTACTACGTCTCATAATCAATAacaacatttttttcatattttggtCCAATTTACGCCAAtcgatttcaaaaatattattagcgAGTTGTCGACTCTACACATTTGTTATACACATAGgtacattaaattacatttagtTATTAAGgatgcataaataattatatataaataataaaatatataaataattaattatttatatatagttattgCATACCTTCAACTTCACTTCATTCCCATAccagcaataaaaaaaaatttgcgTCAGCATACAGCACATGTATAACACCAgttgcatatatttttcatttgatgTGGTCACTCTAGTTAATTGATACAGATTGAAGCACACCACCAGTGTACTAACTATAAACTGAATAGTGATGGTGAATCGGAACTTTTCATTTACCAGGAAGGCAAAACTGCAATGAATTGTAATgcattattttaacaattcaattatgttaaattacaattaattaattaaattacaattcatATTAAGCTTGCATTGATGATTTCATCGAgactgattttttttattaaaaattaagttatGGAATTATACTAACTTGAAAATACGATTGTGTTGCAGGATACAGTCACGAAGAATATCGGGTTCGCACACTATTCTTCTCAAGCGGGATTCCAGTATTTCAATCTGACAGCAAATGTGCACCAAAAAGCCGCAAATCAGGCCATCGCAAGCAACATGAAGGACAGATCCGACTATCAAGCTTATCAATTGATGAACGTACgtaatgtgaaataaaattggcGAAGAATAATCATACGGTAACCACGCTCTGAATGTCAATGCCTGTTTTCTGTAGTCCGTCAGCAATGATGTTAACGTGATGCATACGCAAGTTGACTCGACCAAGATTGCATAGTGTATCGTGGTTGCCCTATAAAATTAC
This region includes:
- the LOC105276317 gene encoding odorant receptor 46a-like isoform X1, translating into MHVLDSTFKFLTICGCWRPNSWTSSCKSMIYRMHTIFILALVNTFTLSQLLDIIFIVDNADEFTDNFYMLLAMFVSCCKMLSMLINRKNITMLINIVMEKPCKPLEPDEMEIYHKFDKSAQATTIHYAILVESTCVCITLTSLLTDYRKQALTFRAWLPYDYSSPILFHITYVHQLISLIVGSVLHVACDGLICGFLVHICCQIEILESRLRRIVCEPDILRDCILQHNRIFNFAFLVNEKFRFTITIQFIVSTLVVCFNLYQLTRVTTSNEKYMQLVLYMCCMLTQIFFYCWYGNEVKLKSRQLANNIFEIDWRKLDQNMKKMLLLIMRRSTVPIEFTSAYIISMNLDSFVGLLKTSYSAYNILQQM
- the LOC105276317 gene encoding odorant receptor 46a-like isoform X3, producing the protein MHVLDSTFKFLTICGCWRPNSWTSSCKSMIYRMHTIFILALVNTFTLSQLLDIIFIVDNADEFTDNFYMLLAMFVSCCKMLSMLINRKNITMLINIVMEKPCKPLEPDEMEIYHKFDKSAQATTIHYAILVESTCVCITLTSLLTDYRKQALTFRAWLPYDYSSPILFHITYVHQLISLIVGSVLHVACDGLICGFLVHICCQIEILESRLRRIVCEPDILRDCILQHNRIFNFAFLVNEKFRFTITIQFIVSTLVVCFNLYQLTRVTTSNEKYMQLVLYMCCMLTQIFFYCWYGNEVKLKLLKTSYSAYNILQQM
- the LOC105276317 gene encoding odorant receptor 46a-like isoform X2, with translation MHVLDSTFKFLTICGCWRPNSWTSSCKSMIYRMHTIFILALVNTFTLSQLLDIIFIVDNADEFTDNFYMLLAMFVSCCKMLSMLINRKNITMLINIVMEKPCKPLEPDEMEIYHKFDKSAQATTIHYAILVESTCVCITLTSLLTDYRKQALTFRAWLPYDYSSPILFHITYVHQLISLIVGSVLHVACDGLICGFLVHICCQIEILESRLRRIVCEPDILRDCILQHNRIFNFAFLVNEKFRFTITIQFIVSTLVVCFNLYQLTRVTTSNEKYMQLVLYMCCMLTQIFFYCWYGNEVKLKSRQLANNIFEIDWRKLDQNMKKMLLLIMRRSTVPIEFTSAYIISMNLDSFLLKTSYSAYNILQQM